From a region of the Rathayibacter sp. VKM Ac-2804 genome:
- the mshC gene encoding cysteine--1-D-myo-inosityl 2-amino-2-deoxy-alpha-D-glucopyranoside ligase: protein MRTWNAPAVPALPGRGPVPAVHDTATGAPVELVADDGTARLYVCGITPYDATHLGHASTYLAFDTVQRLWRDAGYSVLYAQNVTDVDDPLLERATRDGVDWRDLAEEQVELFRGDMTALRILPPDHYDGVTETIAPIAEAVARLERTGVAYRVATPEAAVDGGEDLYYDIAAGESDVWRLGSESDLDAATMAELFAQRGGDPDRAGKRDPLDPLLWRAERAGEPAWDAAVGRGRPGWHIECSVIALDRLGPEFTLQGGGSDLIFPHHEFSAAHAASLSGRPLARAYAHAGMVAYQGEKMSKSLGNLVLVSRLRAQGTDPRAIRLALLAHHYRSDWEWLPEDLPAAEARLARWESSLASIGAASAADVLERLRAVLAVDLDTPGALAVLDDAIAGGVDDPALLRDAIDALLGVRLG, encoded by the coding sequence ATGCGCACCTGGAACGCTCCGGCCGTGCCGGCCCTGCCCGGCCGCGGACCCGTGCCCGCCGTGCACGACACCGCGACGGGCGCGCCCGTCGAGCTCGTCGCGGACGACGGCACCGCACGCCTCTACGTCTGCGGCATCACGCCGTACGACGCGACGCACCTCGGCCATGCCTCGACCTACCTCGCCTTCGACACGGTGCAGCGGCTCTGGCGCGACGCGGGGTACTCGGTGCTCTACGCGCAGAACGTGACCGACGTCGACGACCCGCTGCTGGAGCGGGCCACTCGCGACGGAGTCGACTGGCGCGACCTCGCCGAGGAGCAGGTCGAGCTGTTCCGCGGCGACATGACCGCGCTGCGGATCCTGCCGCCCGACCACTACGACGGTGTCACCGAGACGATCGCGCCCATCGCGGAGGCGGTCGCCCGCCTCGAGCGCACCGGGGTCGCGTACCGCGTCGCCACCCCCGAGGCCGCCGTCGACGGCGGCGAGGACCTCTACTACGACATCGCCGCCGGCGAGAGCGACGTCTGGCGCCTCGGGAGCGAGAGCGACCTCGACGCCGCGACCATGGCCGAGCTCTTCGCGCAGCGCGGGGGAGACCCCGACCGCGCAGGCAAGCGCGACCCGCTCGATCCGCTGCTGTGGCGCGCCGAGCGCGCGGGCGAGCCCGCGTGGGACGCCGCCGTCGGCCGGGGCCGCCCGGGCTGGCACATCGAGTGCTCGGTGATCGCGCTCGACCGCCTCGGACCGGAGTTCACGCTGCAGGGCGGCGGGAGCGATCTGATCTTCCCGCACCACGAGTTCTCCGCCGCGCACGCCGCCTCGCTGTCCGGTCGTCCGCTCGCCCGCGCCTACGCGCACGCCGGCATGGTCGCGTACCAGGGCGAGAAGATGAGCAAGTCGCTCGGCAACCTCGTCCTCGTGTCGCGGCTGCGCGCGCAGGGGACGGACCCGCGCGCGATCCGCCTGGCGCTGCTGGCGCACCACTACCGCTCCGACTGGGAGTGGCTGCCCGAGGACCTGCCCGCCGCCGAGGCCCGCCTCGCACGGTGGGAGTCGTCGCTCGCCTCGATCGGAGCGGCGTCGGCCGCGGACGTGCTCGAGCGCCTGCGCGCCGTGCTCGCGGTGGACCTGGACACCCCGGGTGCGCTCGCGGTGCTCGACGATGCGATCGCCGGCGGCGTCGACGATCCCGCCCTCCTCCGCGACGCGATC
- a CDS encoding undecaprenyl-diphosphate phosphatase: MGLLEALILGLVQGLTEFLPISSSAHLRIVSELLPGLDGKDTGAAFTAITQLGTETAVIIYFWRDIVKIVSNWCRSLVGKVPRTDANARMGWLIIVGSLPIIVLGLLFQDQIETTLRSLWVVATTLIVFGILLGIADAVGAKKRRLRDLNVRDGLIFGGAQALALVPGVSRSGGTITAGLFMGYERKAAARYSFLLAIPAVFGSGLYQLYKSISDPEILPNQIQVGGLETLVATIVAFVVGFVVIAFFMSYISRRSFLPFVIYRIVLGVVLMVALSTGLLAA; encoded by the coding sequence ATGGGCCTGCTCGAAGCGCTGATCCTGGGACTCGTCCAGGGTCTGACGGAATTCCTCCCCATCTCCTCCAGCGCCCACCTCCGGATCGTGAGCGAGCTGCTCCCCGGACTGGACGGCAAGGACACCGGCGCGGCGTTCACCGCCATCACGCAGCTGGGCACCGAGACCGCGGTCATCATCTACTTCTGGCGCGACATCGTGAAGATCGTGTCGAACTGGTGCCGGTCGCTGGTCGGCAAGGTCCCGCGCACCGACGCGAACGCCCGGATGGGCTGGCTGATCATCGTCGGCAGCCTCCCGATCATCGTGCTCGGCCTGCTCTTCCAGGACCAGATCGAGACCACTCTCCGCTCGCTCTGGGTCGTCGCCACCACGCTGATCGTCTTCGGCATCCTGCTCGGCATCGCCGACGCGGTGGGCGCGAAGAAGCGCCGCCTGCGCGACCTGAACGTCCGCGACGGCCTCATCTTCGGTGGCGCGCAGGCGCTCGCCCTCGTCCCCGGCGTCTCGCGCTCCGGCGGCACCATCACGGCCGGCCTCTTCATGGGCTACGAGCGGAAGGCCGCGGCCCGCTACTCCTTCCTCCTCGCGATCCCCGCCGTCTTCGGCAGCGGTCTGTACCAGCTGTACAAGAGCATCAGCGACCCGGAGATCCTGCCCAACCAGATCCAGGTCGGCGGTCTCGAGACGCTCGTCGCGACGATCGTGGCCTTCGTGGTCGGCTTCGTCGTGATCGCCTTCTTCATGAGCTACATCTCGCGCCGCAGCTTCCTGCCGTTCGTGATCTACCGCATCGTCCTCGGCGTCGTCCTCATGGTCGCGCTGAGCACGGGCCTCCTCGCCGCCTAG
- a CDS encoding M20/M25/M40 family metallo-hydrolase, which produces MTSSDSAAAPSESDLDETAIIARDLIRFDTSNYGDGKAEPEREAAEYVAARLRDLGLEPELIDSDPGRTSVVARVAGEDRERGALVVHGHLDVVPAIADNWSVDPFGGVIKDGILWGRGAVDMKNMDAMILASLGDILGGGRKPSRDLVIAFFADEEAGGVRGSGHLVKTRPELFAGATEAISEVGGYSIELGGKRAYLVQTGEKALLWLTLRARGTAGHGSQINGENAVTRLAQAIARIGSEEWPTRLTDTTRELLGEVARILGHDPQRSTPEELALATGTASRFIAATLRTTANPSMLSAGYKANVIPDTAEATIDVRVLPGEEDAVLERLKVLAGEHVEILVQHRDIGLEVPFAGPLVESMAASLRRFDPEAEVLPYLLSGGTDNKALSTIGITGYGFAPLQLPGSLDFPALFHGVDERVPLDALVFGRKVLTDLLLRS; this is translated from the coding sequence ATGACGTCCTCCGACAGCGCCGCCGCCCCCTCCGAGTCGGATCTCGACGAGACCGCGATCATCGCGCGGGACCTCATCCGCTTCGACACCAGCAACTACGGCGACGGCAAGGCCGAGCCCGAGCGCGAGGCGGCCGAGTACGTGGCCGCCCGCCTGCGCGACCTCGGCCTCGAGCCCGAGCTGATCGACTCCGATCCCGGCCGCACCAGCGTCGTCGCCCGGGTGGCGGGGGAGGACCGCGAGCGCGGCGCCCTCGTCGTGCACGGGCACCTCGACGTCGTCCCTGCGATCGCGGACAACTGGAGCGTCGATCCGTTCGGCGGCGTCATCAAGGACGGCATACTCTGGGGCCGCGGCGCGGTCGACATGAAGAACATGGACGCGATGATCCTCGCGTCCCTCGGCGACATCCTCGGCGGTGGCCGGAAGCCCTCGCGCGACCTCGTCATCGCCTTCTTCGCCGACGAGGAGGCGGGCGGCGTCCGCGGCTCCGGCCACCTCGTCAAGACCCGTCCCGAGCTCTTCGCCGGCGCGACCGAGGCGATCAGCGAGGTCGGCGGCTACTCGATCGAGCTCGGCGGCAAGCGCGCCTACCTCGTGCAGACCGGCGAGAAGGCGCTGCTCTGGCTCACCCTGCGCGCCCGCGGCACGGCCGGGCACGGCTCGCAGATCAACGGCGAGAACGCCGTCACCCGCCTCGCCCAGGCGATCGCCCGCATCGGCAGCGAGGAGTGGCCCACCCGCCTCACCGACACCACCCGCGAGCTGCTCGGCGAGGTCGCCCGCATCCTCGGCCACGACCCGCAGCGCAGCACTCCGGAGGAGCTGGCGCTCGCGACCGGCACCGCCTCGCGCTTCATCGCGGCGACGCTGCGCACCACCGCGAACCCGTCGATGCTCTCCGCCGGCTACAAGGCCAACGTCATTCCGGACACCGCGGAGGCGACCATCGACGTCCGCGTGCTCCCCGGCGAGGAGGACGCGGTGCTCGAGCGTCTGAAGGTCCTCGCGGGCGAGCACGTCGAGATCCTGGTGCAGCACCGCGACATCGGGCTCGAGGTCCCCTTCGCCGGACCGCTCGTGGAGAGCATGGCGGCCTCGCTCCGCCGCTTCGACCCCGAGGCCGAGGTGCTGCCGTACCTCCTGTCCGGGGGCACCGACAACAAGGCTCTCTCGACGATCGGCATCACCGGCTACGGCTTCGCGCCGCTCCAGCTGCCGGGCTCGCTCGACTTCCCGGCGCTGTTCCACGGGGTCGATGAGCGGGTTCCACTCGACGCACTAGTGTTTGGCAGGAAGGTCCTGACCGATCTCCTCCTGCGATCCTGA
- a CDS encoding DUF6036 family nucleotidyltransferase has protein sequence MNRAELEHGIRAATEIIQADEVIVIGSQSVLGTWSESELPVEATASNELDVLPLNDTDSETLATRLSGVAGELSSFDATHGFHLDGVGRRTAVLPRGWEGRLLRVQNDNTRGRIGWCLDPHDLCVAKLVANRDKDRSFVSALVRHGLIDPELLLERLVDTDLDDATSDTVWSTAQGLLDL, from the coding sequence GTGAACCGGGCCGAGCTGGAGCACGGGATCCGCGCAGCGACGGAGATCATCCAGGCCGACGAGGTGATCGTCATCGGCTCCCAGTCGGTGCTGGGCACCTGGAGCGAGTCGGAGCTGCCCGTCGAGGCGACGGCATCGAACGAGCTCGACGTCCTCCCGCTGAACGACACCGACAGTGAAACGCTGGCGACGAGACTCAGCGGAGTCGCCGGCGAGCTGTCCTCGTTCGACGCCACGCACGGGTTCCACTTGGACGGCGTCGGCCGGAGGACGGCGGTCCTGCCTCGCGGCTGGGAGGGCCGACTCCTTCGAGTGCAGAACGACAACACCCGCGGGCGGATCGGCTGGTGCCTCGACCCGCACGACCTGTGCGTGGCGAAGCTTGTCGCGAACCGGGACAAGGACCGGTCCTTCGTCTCCGCCCTGGTCCGGCACGGTCTCATCGACCCGGAACTCCTGCTGGAGAGGCTCGTCGACACCGACCTGGACGATGCGACGAGCGACACCGTCTGGAGCACGGCTCAAGGTCTTCTCGACCTCTGA
- a CDS encoding glycoside hydrolase family 2 TIM barrel-domain containing protein has product MTTTSFTSGWTVRAPRGPFAAVQGGVDDSVAVTLPHDALRDAERSPGAVSQGGTAYYPGGAYSYVTTFEVPAEWAGKVVRLEVQGAYRHAMVFLNDEFAGNRADGFARFFVELTPFLRFGETNTLRIEVRSGQDSRWYAGAGLHRPVLLHVDEPVHIEPDGVRITTVRVEDDQAVVEVATSIVNRGLTTSSLTVSTELTGPAGDVVESATTPVTVAPGRTALVRQRLYVQEPALWSVDSPALHSARTSIGVGDDVVTVHGIRTVTVDPRKGLRINGETVLLRGACIHSDNGVLGAASIARAEERRIQLLNEAGFNAIRMAHNPASPSMLDACDRLGMLVMDEAFDMWVRGKTHHDHSLDFAQWWRADLESLVAKDYNHPSVILYSIGNEIVEVGTPHGAVLARDLAEHVRALDPTRPVTNGVNPTLAVLDELDSILASEQGLNELMGEAGAGMMAAIGSSDAVTRRTAESSAAVDVLGLNYADGRYASDAELFPQRVIVGSETFPSQIGELWPKVLANPNVIGDFTWTGWDYLGEVGIGATSYAEDPTANGALEREYPYLTAWCGDLDITGWRRPASYYREIVFGLRSEPAIAVVRPERHGQTVTMQSPWAWSDSVDSWTWPGFEGSPVTVEVAADADEVALLLDGIEVGRSAAGAVRPMLASIETVYRPGTLTAIAYRSGSETGRSSLVSASGSAVLTATADRTQLRADDTDLAYIAIELRDAGGVLVTGADRVVSVTVEGAGVLAGFGSGAPATTERFDAASRTTFDGRALAVVRPTGSGPITVLVSSDGLDDVRIELSAS; this is encoded by the coding sequence ATGACGACCACCTCCTTCACCTCCGGCTGGACGGTCCGGGCGCCGCGCGGGCCGTTCGCCGCCGTGCAGGGCGGGGTCGACGACTCCGTCGCGGTGACGCTGCCGCACGACGCGCTCCGCGATGCCGAGCGCTCGCCGGGTGCGGTCTCCCAGGGCGGGACCGCCTACTACCCGGGCGGTGCCTACAGCTACGTCACGACGTTCGAGGTGCCGGCGGAGTGGGCGGGCAAGGTCGTACGGCTCGAGGTGCAGGGCGCGTACCGGCACGCGATGGTGTTCCTCAACGACGAGTTCGCCGGGAACCGCGCCGACGGCTTCGCGCGCTTCTTCGTGGAGCTGACGCCGTTCCTCCGCTTCGGCGAGACGAACACGCTGCGGATCGAGGTCCGCTCGGGCCAGGACTCTCGCTGGTACGCCGGCGCCGGTCTGCACCGGCCGGTGCTGCTGCACGTCGACGAGCCCGTGCACATCGAGCCGGACGGCGTGCGGATCACGACCGTGCGCGTCGAGGACGACCAGGCCGTCGTCGAGGTCGCGACGAGCATCGTCAACCGCGGGCTCACGACGTCGTCGCTCACAGTGTCGACCGAGCTCACCGGGCCGGCCGGCGACGTCGTGGAGAGCGCGACGACACCGGTCACCGTCGCCCCCGGCCGCACCGCCCTCGTGCGCCAGCGCCTCTACGTGCAGGAGCCCGCCCTCTGGAGCGTCGACTCCCCCGCCCTGCACAGCGCCCGCACGAGCATCGGCGTCGGCGACGACGTCGTCACCGTGCACGGCATCCGCACCGTCACCGTCGACCCGCGCAAGGGACTGCGGATCAACGGCGAGACCGTGCTGCTGCGTGGCGCCTGCATCCACAGCGACAACGGCGTCCTCGGCGCCGCCTCGATCGCCCGTGCGGAGGAGCGCCGGATCCAGCTGCTCAACGAGGCCGGCTTCAACGCGATCCGCATGGCGCACAACCCCGCCTCGCCGTCGATGCTCGACGCCTGCGACCGCCTCGGCATGCTCGTGATGGACGAGGCCTTCGACATGTGGGTCCGCGGCAAGACGCACCACGACCACTCGCTCGACTTCGCGCAGTGGTGGCGGGCCGATCTGGAGTCGCTGGTCGCGAAGGACTACAACCACCCCAGCGTGATCCTCTACTCGATCGGCAACGAGATCGTCGAGGTCGGCACCCCGCACGGCGCAGTGCTGGCCCGCGATCTCGCCGAGCACGTGCGCGCGCTCGACCCGACCCGCCCCGTCACCAACGGCGTGAACCCGACGCTGGCGGTGCTCGACGAGCTGGACAGCATCCTCGCCTCGGAGCAGGGGCTGAACGAGCTGATGGGCGAGGCCGGTGCCGGGATGATGGCGGCGATCGGCTCCTCCGACGCCGTCACCCGCCGCACCGCGGAGTCGAGCGCGGCGGTCGACGTGCTCGGACTGAACTACGCCGACGGCCGCTATGCGAGCGACGCGGAGCTGTTCCCGCAGCGTGTGATCGTCGGGTCCGAGACGTTCCCCTCGCAGATCGGCGAGCTGTGGCCGAAGGTGCTGGCGAACCCGAACGTGATCGGCGACTTCACCTGGACCGGCTGGGACTACCTCGGCGAGGTCGGCATCGGCGCCACCTCCTACGCGGAGGACCCGACGGCGAACGGCGCGCTGGAGCGCGAGTACCCGTACCTGACGGCGTGGTGCGGCGATCTCGACATCACCGGGTGGCGGCGACCCGCCTCCTACTACCGCGAGATCGTCTTCGGGCTGCGCTCGGAGCCGGCGATCGCGGTCGTCCGGCCGGAGCGGCACGGGCAGACGGTGACGATGCAGTCGCCCTGGGCGTGGAGCGACTCGGTCGACTCCTGGACATGGCCCGGCTTCGAGGGCTCCCCCGTGACCGTCGAGGTGGCGGCGGACGCGGACGAGGTGGCGCTGCTGCTCGACGGCATCGAGGTGGGGCGCTCGGCCGCCGGGGCGGTGCGGCCGATGCTGGCGTCGATCGAGACGGTCTACCGGCCGGGCACGCTGACCGCGATCGCGTACCGGTCCGGGAGCGAGACGGGGCGCAGCTCGCTCGTCTCGGCGTCCGGGTCTGCGGTGCTGACCGCGACGGCGGACCGGACGCAGCTGCGGGCGGACGACACCGACCTCGCGTACATCGCAATCGAGCTGCGCGATGCGGGCGGCGTGCTGGTCACCGGCGCTGACCGCGTCGTCTCGGTCACCGTCGAGGGCGCGGGCGTGCTCGCGGGCTTCGGGAGCGGGGCACCCGCCACCACCGAGCGCTTCGACGCCGCATCGCGGACGACGTTCGACGGCCGCGCACTCGCCGTGGTCCGTCCGACCGGCTCGGGGCCGATCACGGTGCTCGTCTCCTCCGACGGACTCGACGACGTCCGGATCGAGCTCTCCGCGAGCTGA
- a CDS encoding LLM class flavin-dependent oxidoreductase, translated as MVSRIGFLSFGHYQSVEGSLTHTARDVLLQTIELAEAAEEIGIDGAYVRVHHFAPQLASPFPLLAAIAARTRRIEIGTGVIDMRYENPLYMAEEAAATDLISGGRLELGVSRGSPETALRGSEAFGYVPSEGTTDADLARRKVQLFREALSGAAVAETDPARTGMSSPLAIEPRSPGLEDRIWWGAGSFATARWAAEQGMNLQSSTLLLEEEGIPFDELQARQIREYRSAWAEAGWERSPRVSVSRSVLPITTDLDRLYFGGRGERDQVASLEGVRARFGRSYTGEPDRLAEELAADVAVQEADTLLLTVPNQLGVEYNARLLRTVAESIAPALGWSPAGVVAA; from the coding sequence ATGGTCTCCCGCATCGGCTTCCTCTCCTTCGGCCACTACCAGTCCGTCGAGGGGTCGCTGACGCACACTGCGCGCGACGTCCTCCTGCAGACCATCGAGCTCGCGGAGGCGGCCGAGGAGATCGGCATCGACGGCGCCTACGTCCGCGTCCACCACTTCGCTCCGCAGCTGGCCTCGCCGTTCCCGCTCCTGGCCGCGATCGCCGCACGCACCCGCCGGATCGAGATCGGCACCGGCGTCATCGACATGCGCTACGAGAACCCGCTCTACATGGCGGAGGAGGCGGCCGCGACCGACCTCATCTCCGGCGGCCGGCTCGAGCTCGGCGTGAGCCGGGGATCGCCCGAGACCGCGCTGCGCGGCTCCGAGGCGTTCGGCTACGTCCCCTCGGAGGGCACGACCGACGCGGACCTCGCGCGCCGCAAGGTCCAGCTCTTCCGCGAGGCGCTGTCCGGCGCCGCCGTCGCCGAGACCGATCCCGCGCGCACCGGGATGTCGAGCCCGCTCGCGATCGAGCCCCGCTCCCCGGGCCTCGAGGACCGCATCTGGTGGGGCGCCGGCAGCTTCGCCACGGCGCGCTGGGCGGCCGAGCAGGGCATGAACCTGCAGTCCTCCACGCTCCTGCTCGAGGAGGAGGGCATCCCCTTCGACGAGCTCCAGGCGCGGCAGATCCGCGAGTACCGCTCGGCCTGGGCGGAGGCCGGCTGGGAGCGGTCGCCGCGCGTCTCGGTGTCGCGCAGCGTCCTCCCGATCACGACCGACCTCGACCGCCTCTACTTCGGCGGCCGCGGCGAGCGCGACCAGGTCGCCTCCCTCGAGGGAGTCCGCGCCCGCTTCGGCCGCAGCTACACCGGCGAGCCCGACCGCCTCGCCGAGGAGCTCGCCGCCGACGTCGCCGTCCAGGAGGCCGACACCCTCCTGCTCACGGTCCCCAACCAGCTCGGCGTCGAGTACAACGCGCGCCTGCTGCGGACCGTCGCCGAGTCGATCGCCCCGGCCCTCGGCTGGTCGCCCGCCGGAGTCGTCGCCGCCTGA
- a CDS encoding SIMPL domain-containing protein, protein MVTITVAGIAQHFHPAERGTVRLEIRRESRSRSQALAEVTALHARVREEARAEQASGAATWWSADQVSVSTIQRYLKDSDVTEPFHVAAASVRVKYRDFDALGRWVSSVSEAPGITVAGVDWDVTAARRASAEREVRVAAVRDARERAAAYASALGLGEPRVLTLFEPGLRPHTRIEGGSAVMSRAMAFKGQEELTLKPEDIEVSASVSADFEAS, encoded by the coding sequence ATGGTCACCATCACCGTCGCCGGGATCGCCCAGCACTTCCACCCCGCCGAACGCGGCACCGTCCGCCTCGAGATCCGCCGCGAGTCGCGCTCGCGCTCCCAGGCGCTCGCCGAAGTGACGGCTCTGCACGCGCGAGTGCGCGAGGAGGCCCGCGCCGAGCAGGCGTCCGGCGCGGCGACCTGGTGGTCGGCCGATCAGGTCTCGGTCTCGACGATCCAGCGGTACCTCAAGGACTCCGACGTCACCGAGCCGTTCCACGTCGCCGCCGCGAGCGTCCGGGTCAAGTACCGGGACTTCGACGCCCTCGGGCGCTGGGTCTCCTCCGTCTCGGAGGCCCCCGGCATCACCGTCGCCGGGGTCGACTGGGACGTCACCGCCGCCCGGCGCGCGAGCGCCGAGCGCGAGGTGCGGGTGGCCGCGGTGCGCGACGCCCGCGAGCGCGCCGCCGCCTACGCCTCCGCCCTCGGCCTCGGTGAGCCCCGCGTGCTCACGCTCTTCGAGCCGGGGCTGCGCCCGCACACCCGGATCGAGGGCGGCTCGGCCGTGATGAGCCGCGCCATGGCCTTCAAGGGGCAGGAGGAGCTGACGCTGAAGCCGGAGGACATCGAGGTCTCGGCCTCCGTCTCCGCCGACTTCGAGGCGAGCTGA
- the proB gene encoding glutamate 5-kinase codes for MSDALPDAAAENPASLPAPRRTLVVKMGSSSVTKQSGPDPVLLASALESAFSARALGWDVVLVSSGAVSSGRALFARSQDAPISPRLAAAVGQTVLMGFYRSVAELSGSLVAQILIGESDLASPRQMAHVAEAIRHALDAGVVPIVNGNDTIDSAGSDNDGVAGGLAMLLGADLLLLLTDVPGVFAGSIAEGVHLDELGITELRGIGVQKGGTGRGGIRSKLKAAELAAHNGVSTRIAGARTTEVILGAIDGPGPGTLVRAVHAHPAVEQRWISGVATSRGRVEINLEAERSIASGSSLFASGIKRVSGDFVGGDVIEVRALSGELLARGVSRVSSRLLTLVRALRVDEIARVFVAVLAHAADADPAAITSEGDRPQLTRALEYARALSFEHGRAVAMEIVSLFPAESIAALVGQGAAVEELVERYTRLVRTLAIVGNEQLVVFRD; via the coding sequence ATGTCCGACGCCCTGCCCGACGCCGCCGCCGAGAACCCCGCCTCCCTCCCGGCGCCGCGGCGGACCCTCGTGGTCAAGATGGGCTCGAGCTCGGTCACCAAGCAGTCCGGGCCGGACCCGGTGCTCCTCGCCAGCGCCCTGGAGAGCGCGTTCAGCGCCCGCGCCCTCGGCTGGGACGTCGTCCTGGTCTCCTCCGGCGCCGTCTCCTCCGGTCGCGCGCTCTTCGCCCGCTCGCAGGACGCCCCGATCAGCCCGCGCCTCGCCGCCGCCGTCGGCCAGACCGTGCTGATGGGCTTCTACCGCTCGGTGGCCGAGCTCTCCGGCTCGCTCGTCGCGCAGATCCTGATCGGCGAGTCCGATCTCGCCTCACCCCGGCAGATGGCGCACGTCGCGGAGGCGATCCGTCACGCCCTGGACGCGGGGGTCGTGCCGATCGTCAACGGCAACGACACCATCGACTCCGCCGGCTCCGACAACGACGGCGTCGCCGGCGGCCTCGCGATGCTCCTCGGCGCGGATCTGCTGCTGCTGCTCACCGACGTCCCCGGCGTCTTCGCCGGCAGCATCGCGGAGGGCGTGCACCTCGACGAGCTCGGGATCACGGAGCTGCGCGGCATCGGCGTGCAGAAGGGCGGGACGGGCCGCGGCGGCATCCGCTCCAAGCTCAAGGCCGCCGAGCTCGCCGCGCACAACGGCGTCTCGACCCGCATCGCCGGTGCCCGCACGACCGAGGTCATCCTCGGCGCCATCGACGGTCCCGGCCCGGGCACCCTCGTCCGCGCCGTGCACGCCCACCCCGCGGTCGAGCAGCGCTGGATCTCCGGCGTCGCGACCTCGCGCGGCCGGGTCGAGATCAACCTCGAGGCCGAGCGCAGCATCGCGTCCGGCTCGAGCCTGTTCGCGTCCGGCATCAAGCGCGTCTCCGGCGACTTCGTCGGCGGCGACGTGATCGAGGTGCGCGCCCTCAGCGGCGAGCTTCTGGCACGCGGGGTGTCGCGGGTGTCCTCGCGCCTCCTCACGCTGGTCAGGGCCCTGCGGGTCGACGAGATCGCGCGGGTGTTCGTCGCCGTCCTCGCGCACGCCGCCGACGCCGATCCCGCGGCGATCACCTCCGAGGGAGACCGCCCGCAGCTGACCCGTGCCCTGGAGTACGCCCGTGCCCTCTCCTTCGAGCACGGCCGGGCGGTCGCGATGGAGATCGTCTCGCTCTTCCCCGCCGAGAGCATCGCCGCGCTGGTCGGCCAGGGCGCCGCCGTCGAGGAGCTCGTCGAGCGCTACACCCGCCTCGTCCGGACCCTCGCGATCGTCGGCAACGAGCAGCTGGTCGTCTTCCGCGACTGA